GACGCCTGGATGTCATCAGGCCGACACAGAACTGGGTCACAGAAAGTTAGCAGTGGTTTTCAAACCCTTTTTTCCCTTGGTGGCGATGGTTGTGGAAAGACCTTTATTAAACAAGAGTTGATGCAGAATGCCAGTTATGCTTTGCCTCTTAAGGATTTTCAGGAGCCTCTAGGGTTCTGAAGAAAACACACTGGGTTGGCAGGTGTGGGGTGTTCTTTCCTGACCCGCCATCTAGTCCCAGCTCCCAATCGTACGTGCCCTTGCTCCCATACTCACTAACATTGGATTGCAGGTTGCTGTGTCAGAAATGGGTGGTTCAAAAAGTACAGCAGGGGATGGCAGGGGAAAAGTGCAGTCGCCTGAGGCTTCTGGGTGGGAGCACTTCCTGGGCCAGAAGCCTTCCTGGATCAGTGGCAGACTGGGGACATCGGCCATGGTGGGAGGGGGGCTGTTTCAGACGGGGCTAGTGGGAAGCCTTCAGGGATAAGCTCCTATCCTAGGTGCACTGGCTTGGTCCCGTGTGGGGCCCTTTACAGCTCTTACCTGCCCACGTGCCATGTTGACATAGAGTTGAAGATTGGATGGAAGTGTGAAGCCTTTGTTTCCTCTTTCAACAGCTCACAAAGAAAGTGAACAACATCGAGACAGGCTGGGCCTTGGGGGCCACCTTTCACTTGCTGCAGTCCCTGGACATCACCCACTAAGGCCAAGCACATCACTGGGGCCTGCACTCCCAAAGGACCTTTTTCCAGGGTGGGGCGAGGACTCTGCCGTGGTCAGGGAACAGCCTGCACTGAAGCCCAGCTACTGACTCCATCGGGAGGAAGGGCCTGTAAAGGGTCTTACCCGTGAGCCTGGAGAGCTGAGCAGAATTCATTTCTTACATCTCACGTGAACTGCTGCCTAACCCCGAGTGTACAGCTAGCGCCAATCTAAACCGTGGAGAGCCCTGTGAGCCAAAAAATAGCTGTAGAACCTGACCTTGGAGTGAGTGCCCCAGGACTGGTCCTTGGGAACCAAAGAAAAAGGTCTCTCATTTTAACCCTCTGAGTGCCTCATTCCTTTGAACTATTTAATTTTATGTACTGACTGATAGCAATCCCATGACCCACCATTACCAGTGAttgtttttctctccccacccccccccccacccccgttctgCCCTGCCTCACTCTTATCTCTCCGCCTACCCCATCTTGCTTCCTACCCACCCAGAGAGAAAAGAATGCCTGGTTTGGCTGTCTacgggtgaggggtggggtggaaccacacacacacacacacacacacacacacacgtttgatGTGTGCCTGCGCTGCACTGGCTCCTCCCATCAGCTAGGAGCCATCTGAAACCCCAGCAGGATGGAAATCTGACAGGGCACAGGCCAGAAGCAATGCCTGACACAGTTGGTCGGACATCTCTGGGGTCCTGTTTGGGGAGGGTATGGTTGCCTTGTAAGAACTGCTTTCTAATCAACTCTTTATCAACGATGAGTGAACCTATCTGACTTCAGAAATGTGTCAGTCAGTGCTACCCCCAGGTGAACATGTTTATACTCTGTGAGGGTCCCAAGTATGTTTTAGAGGGTCCgtgaaaaggaagaccctcaagaggGACTGACactggggctgcagcaatggcttaAACAtaccattgtgaggagggcacagggctgGGTAGTGCTCCCTGTTGTCTtcgggtcactctgagtaggaaccaactccaTGATACCCAACCCAACTGTCATCTTTGAAAGGAATACAACTGTAATGTGGCCTTTTGGTCTGCGGCTAAGGATATTGATTTTGGTCATACCTCCCACCCCTTGCAACTTGACCTCTCCACCCACAGCAGTACCTCTTTCTGCCCCAGCTTGTCTTTGCTCTATCCTCTGAGTTTAACTGTCATGATTTCTGGGACCATTCTTGATGACATCCCTGTTAACCACCGCTGGCCACTCTGGCCCATTAGCAGAGTCCCCTACTTAATAGCCCCCAAGTTCCTTCATTGTGTGAGTGCCAGAGCACTTTATCTTGTGGACTGTCTTCCCCCACACTCGCTATCTACTCTTTCCTCACTTCTAGTCTAGCCAGTGTTGTATCCTTCGAGCCACAAGGTCTTCCTGCTGTCTTTACATCTGCTTTATGCAAGGTTAGGCAAATTACTTTATCCTACGCCTCCATATTTTAGTGGTGTTTGTTTTAAATCCAATGTGTCTCCAAGCGTGTCTTATTACTAGGGCTGCCTGTTCCCTGATGCCTTCCTCAGAAAGTTGCTAGTAAATAATGCACTTTCTAGTGATGGGAGTAGCCGAAAAGTTTCATCTTCTACTCCACCCCCCCATTCCCTTAACCTTTCTCGCAGGTAGCACTCGGCTTGTTCTGGCAGGCTGTGTTCAGACAGCTCCTTCCACTTGGGGCTGCACTAATGGACAAGTGTTTCTAGAGCAAGCTGCAGCCTACCATCTTCCCACGGTTTCACATCTGCTCCAGCCCCTCCCTCGGTCAGCTGAAGAAAGCACCCAAGCCCTCTGTAGTCTTTTTACATATCTACAGCACAGATTCCAGACTCTTAGCCAgtcacctcaaaagaaaaggtgcCAGGCTCATTCACCCCTCTAAATGATGCTGTTTCCTATGATTAGAACATTTCTTCTAGAAATCAAGTTTTTCCCCCGAGAGGTCTTCTTCCCCTGAAGACTTCGACTCTGGTAGGATTCCTTAGGCTTTACCTCCCAGCTCATCTGAagcttttcttctttaaaaactgTCACGCTTGCATAGTGCACGTATTGTTCGTTGACTGGGAGATTTTGGAAGACCCCATTTGGCcatcctgtatttcttccagaaCTCCTGGGGTAGATGCTTTTCAACTCCAGAAAGTACATCCAAACTTGATTAAGCATTTGGTGAATTAACCAACAGACATTTTAAGAACAGTTTGGAATGAGAATTTTAGAAAAAGTTGTCATTACATTTTTTCTGCCCCTTAGTGTATATCCTGTGGATCTCTTACTAAGGGTCCCCAAGACATTGCTGGTTTGTTTCCTCGCTGTAAATGTTTCCAGATCTTACATTCTTAGGGCCTAGCTGGCCTGTCTTCATGTTATATGAAGGACATTCTCGGGTTATGGAGGTCCTTGCAAGTTGTGCCTTAAAAGACCCACTTTGCCTGATATCTAGCTTGCCTCCTCTTGGggagtcttatttttggggaaagGTGGCCTTTCTCGACAATGACCTTCCTTACCAGTAGTCACACAGCTTCTTAGGGGAGCTGACAGCTTTTATGTTGGGCGGTTCTTCCTGAGagtccagcaaagtgggtgaCATTGTCACTTTGTACTCTAGCATCTTATGAACTTCTACATTTGCCTGAGAAGCTTCCCAGCAGTACCAAGACTTATACACGAGCTCACGAACTACGCACAAGAAGAGCTTATGGTGGTTTCGAAGCAGGCACTCTCCTTCCGTCTTCAGATCAGCCTTGGAGGACACATCCCTCACAGGGTGCATGGGGGTGCTCTTCAAGAAGCACCTCTGGGGCTGTGACGTGAATGCTTTAGAAACCCCAGCAGAAGGGGGCCTGCTCCAATCTGCCATCCATCATGAGCAAACACTGCTGCTAACCACGTTCTCCCTCTTGAGACCTCTGGGTCCTGAGGTCTTCGAACGCACGCAGTGCAATTTTTAATACCGTACAATAGCGGTATCCCAGAGAGGAACCATAAATTAAACTGAAATCTGATGCTGTGATGAAGAAGAAAACTAGCATTATGATTTTGCCTTTTTGTgatgagatataagagcccccaataaaagtatttaaaaagttTGCCTATCAGTGACTCCAGTGCACATGTAACAAAGATTAAAGTAATTTGTATTTAATTTGCATTCTGATGTAAATTTTTTACTGGCTATTCTAATAGCAAATGCATTCACTGCGTAGTTCTAATTCTTGCATCTATCTAGAAAAACGATCAAAGTCTCTTCAGAAAGGATTGTCATTAAGTGAAAATAAATGACACAGCAccttgatttattaataaaaaggcTTTTAAACCAAATCGTGATAGTCTTTCTTCGGGCATTTTTTCTGTTTGGTTGATAACACCCTCCTCACAGCTAATTTCCCCTCATATGGGCTCTGCAGGCTCACTCAGCAGAGGAGAAAGACGGGAAGATTCTAACAGTAATTTACTAAATTGACTCTTGGCAATATGCAAGCTGGTACTGGAGCGGCGTGTTCTTTTTTCCATcaagatgcccagaagagaagccCTCACTGGCTTGCAAAGGCCATGATTTGTTCCTGGAGAAAAAAAGGAGACAGAGGTGAGATGCCTCATGCATCTGCAGCACCCAAGGAAGGCAAGCAACAGGCAAGTCCCTGGCAGGCAGTATCCGCAGTCCCAGGGGAGAGCCTCCTAGCCTTCAAAGGGAGTTTCTCAGCAAAAGGAGTTTAAGTATCTTCATCTTTAAAAGTCCCTATTTGCCATCAGAAAACCATTCCCACATATAAGGGCAATGCTGAGGTATGGCTCTCGCCAACAAGCCCATTTTTACCCCTATAACCACTGAAGACGGTATAGAGGAAGACGATAGTTTTACAGCCAAGAAAAGGAGTTCAGAGACTGAGTTGTCTGCAAATCTTTCCTCGGTTAGCAAGCAGGAACCTGGCGAGCCAGGAGGTGCGCCTTACTTTGAGTGGAGACATGGCATTTGTGGCCTGTAGGCCCCATGTCCTTAGCAGCACGAGAGGAGTAGCACTGGTGGAGTAGAGCCTTTTGAGTAAGTCTGTAGCAGCCAGAAGAGCAGTGTTGtgcctttgtctgtctgtctcataGCCGGTCAGGTGGCTCATGCCGCCTGGAAGAGACGAGGAACTCCTTCATCCAAATCCTGGAAAGCCAGGTGTGTTGTAGGGCCACCCCCCTGGGTATTGGGAGGGCCATTTGGGATCCTGGTCGTTCCCATTTGACCTCTCTAAGGTACCTGGAGGCCTTACCCAAGTCTTTCCCGTCGAAAGCTGCCATACTGAGGTGATGGGCCAAGCTGGAGACATCCCCAAAGCCCATGTTGACACCTTGTCCTGCAAGGGGATGGACTCGGTGGGCTGCATCCCTACGGAGAAAGCCATGTTCAGGGGGTCTCCAGCACACAGGGAGGAGGGGCAGCCCTCTCTGTGATGTCTTACCCAATGAGCGCCACCCGAGGCCGCACGTACTCGGCAGCATGGCCCAGCCCGAGAGGAAACAGCACCCGGCTTTTGGCTTCCACCCTGGCAACACTTGGGGGCAGCTGGCGAGCTGAGACTTTGGTGGGCTTCAGAAGAGCAACAGCCTGGTGCAGTATGGTGCCAGCCGAGTCAATGAAGTCCGTGTGGTTAGCATCGCTCCACTAAGCAACAGCCACAGAACAGGTAAAGGATGATCAGCACGACGTGAGAACTCAACAAAGCCCCTTTACACCCAAAGCACCAGCATGGTGACACCGAGCAGGACTgtcaacagtaaatcctcaagcAAATGCCACCACTCCCCACAGTACCCAGGGTCCGCTCAACTTGAGGTTCCAGAATGGGCCCCGGCCTCATTCCAACTCACCCTCACTAATGCCTCACCAGCCCCGGTGTAGCTCCATCTGCGTAGAATGCTCACCACGCTATTTTACTACGCAAACACCTGAGCAGCCACGTGACTGCGCTGAACACttaccgtatacactcgagtataagctaacCCGAACatcaaccaaggcacctaattttatcataaaaactcatacaagagtatatacggtattcacAACCCTCTTCGACCACAGCTGTTTTCGTTCCCCTTCTGTCGCTGCTGAATGGTCATTCAAGCATCTCTCCATCAGTTGAGAAGGAACTTCCCGAGGGGACTGCATCTCGTTTCTCTGTCTCCAGAGCCTGCTGTGCAGATGGCACTCAAGAGTTGCTGAGTGCAGGCGTAGACTGCACAGGTCCAAGGTCTGGGCCATGAACATATGCTAAATACcctgagagggagggggagcgtgTCGGTGAGGGTTTGTCCGGAGCCCCGGGGCCCAAGGTCTTCGCTGAAAGTTGGGTGTGAAACCATCAGTGACGTAGAAGAGCTTGGGAGTTTCACGGGCAGGCTCCAGGGCCAGCTAGACTCCCAAACCCAGCATTGCCACCAGCTTCATGATCCCAGCCAAGTTATCTAGTTTCTAAATGAGGATCATCGTACCTACCACAGAGGTTTGCAGAACTTAACTTGAAATCCCTATCCAAGTCTAACAACCTGGCACACAGTAAGGACTTAAGGTCAGGAGCGAATTAGTGGCAGTTGGGCGAatcgaggagccctggggtgtggtggttacacagcTGCTAaacgcaagctcagcagttcgaaaacaccagctgcaGCTCGGGAGcaaggagaggctttctactcctggcaaGGTTCAACtcccgcagaggcagttctaccctaatcGATAGAGTCTCTTTGAGTCGGAttagacttgaaggcagtgacggTTTTTGTTTTGAGACAAAATCTGCTGTACAGGCCTCTAAAAAGTTAGAAGAGCCAGGAAGTCACTTTGAGAGTGAACATGCGCCCGACCATGGAATGTTCAGGCACCTCAGACGCAGGGGAAACTGGACGGGGATGCGAAGCCTACGAAAGAAACGATGCacgtgaatgatggtgttggaagTGCCGTGGACCACCAGAACAACAAACTGATCTGttggggaagaagtacagccagaacgctccttagaagcgtGGATGGGGAAACAAAGTCTCACGTCCttcggacatgtcatcaggagaggcctgtccctggaaaaggacaccatgcttggtaaagtaaaggcgcaatgaaaagagcaagaccctcgagatggactgacatagtggcaGCAAAAACGGCCTCAAACATCAGTTACAAAGATGGCGCAAGACCAGACGGTGCTCCGTGCCGCTCTTCTTACGGTCGGAGTCGGAACCATCTCAAAGGCACCGACATCAGCAAAGCCAAACAGAAACCTGGTGCCCAAATTACTTAAAGGCTGTGTCATAATCATGACCACTGGCTGAGCATCCAAAATGTTCCTGGCATTTTATAGCAAGTCTCACATTTTAAATGTCTATTCACTGGAGTCGTGAGTGACAGGCTCAGTTTTCATGTTACCAGGCAACACTTGGCAGACTGCCTACCAAGCTTTCCCCTAAACCTCCTGCTGCAATGGGCTCAGCACTCCCTGGGGATCAGCTTTCAAAGGTCAGGTACTTGGGACCTAGTAGATCTGCTCAAAATTACAAAATTTTAAGTTTCAAACTTTAAAAGGCCAACACTACCCATAGCTTGGACAACTCTTGTCAGTCCACAACCCTCAAAactaacaaaccaaccaacccaagaGCACAGTTCTCCCCTCCTCCATGTAATCCAGGGGCACAATCCAcaatcccaaaggggcagctgCTACATTGCTGCGGCTCTTCCTACTCAGCACCCATGTCTACCCCGTCTCCACAGCGTCAGCTGCGCCGTGCGATACTCACAAAGGCAGAGTTAATGACATCCACAaactgctcctcctccatgcCGACCAGCTCGGCCGCGTGCTCATGGGATGTCGACCAGACCAGGGAACTCAGGGTGTCTGAAAGCTGcatgggaaggcgagcatcaggAGGTGCCTCTCTCCTGCATGCCTGAGCGCGCTCCAGCCTGGACACACTCCCTTGAAAGGGGCTGACAGCAGAGTCCTGGGAGAGGAAGGCTAGATGCAAAGCCCACTAGCCAGAACGGCCTCTTACCGGGAGCAGCGCGATGGGCCCAGAAGGAAGAAATCTCTGCCAAGCGACGTCATTTTCTGTGGCCTGTGTGAGAGAGGAGCGGCGTGGTGGTGAGAAGTGCCCGGTGCTCACCGAACAGGGGCAGGGTCCCCGGATGGCAGGCTCAGGAGCTTACCTCTGATAAATGCAGAGTCGCCACAACAGCGGACTGGTCATAATTCCAGCTAACGTTCGGGATGCCAGCAGCCTGCCGTACTCCCGAGTTATGCCCGTCTGCGCCAATCTGCAGGGAGGGGGCGCCTGCTAAGTCTGACAGCGTCTCCACAAATGAACTGCTCCAAATGTTGCTCTCTGCTTCCTAAGGCTTGGCGGGCAACTTTTGATCCTGCCAGCCCCATTCATAGCTTCTAGTGGGATAATCTTACTGAGGGGACCACAGCTAACCTTGACCCCTAAAAGTTTCAGCCTGGAGCCAGCACCGTGGCAGGACCGAGCTGCCCTAAAGTGAAACAGGACACTGCTGAGCAGAGAGCAAGGGCTGGGAGGTGGACGAAGAAGATGGACTTGGGAAATCTCAGGTGGAAAAGAGCAGCCTAATCCCCAGTGTTCTGGTTTCTGTCTGTTTCTGTGAGGCCCAGCTCTTCCCTACTTCCTGACCTAAGGTGGTCCGTGAGATTGCTTCCTGTGTGGAATTTCCAACAAGCCCACCTTAGCTTGGGATGGGGCTGGAGTGGGTCCTGGTCCCTCTAACCAAAAGCCTGGTCTCTAGTTAGCTTATACATTGTAGCTTAGACTTAACACCGGAGGCCCTGGAGGCTAGGATAGCATGTGACAAAGACAAGAAGCTTTAACTACCAACAATTTTGTCTGAAGGGTGCTGCCATCACTGAGGGTGATTTGAACCCACGGGCTGGAGTCCACTGTGGGAAACGGGGCAGGCCAGGTGTAGCCTACAGCCTTGCTCCGGTAGAGAACCGTCACTCGGTCTGTGGGGAGGTCAGAAGAGAAACAGCGACATGTTAGATAGGTGGCCCACACAGGCTGAGGAGCTCTGAACCAGTGGTTTGCAACCTTCCTAAGGTGcgacccataaaatgattttcattgctatttcataactgtcattttggatactaccgttatgaatcaggcgacccctgtgaaagggtcgtccaatccccaaaggggtcgtgactcacaggttgagaaccactgttctaactaAACCTGAACCCAGGTCCCAGCATACCTGTCTCTTGTCACTCCCTtccaaacaagaaaaataaaagctaATAAACAATAATGCATGTGGTCTGTGCTACAGCTGAGAGCTGATAAATGACAGATGAACTggtaccgagaaaaaaaaaaggcatctgGGCTCTCTGTGTCACCAGCCTGCACCAGGCACCCTGTGCGTCTCCTGGCTCCTCTAATTTCAGGCCAGGCCTAAATGCACCCATGGGCCCTCAGTGCGGCTTGAGGGATGGACTGCCACAGGCTCAGACAAGTGTGTGATTGCAAGAACTTTTTCATTCCCTCCGGAATTCATTTGGTTGTTCTGGTCATCAAGATAACTTCCTTATTGTAAGAGTATTGAGAAGAATGAACGGCTTCTAGGGGGAAAATCCCTTACCCATGCAGAGACAACTACTTAAAACTCAGATGTGGAGCCTTCCAGATGTCTTCCTCTATGTGTCTATGCTCACGCACCCATGAGATCACATGACTTTTTTAAACCAACATATTATGAGACATGGTCTTACATTTGTACCCAGGAGAAATGAAAATGCCCATCCCCATTGAAACTCACAGATGACTTGTCACAGCATCATCTATAAGGCTCCCAGAGGGGACCCTACCCAAACGGCCCCCAACAAATGAGCAGACACATACAAGGCGGTGTCCACACAACGAATGCCGTCCATTGGGGACGAGGAATGAAGTGCTGAGAAGTGGCCAGGCCTAGTGATTTCACTGGACCACAGATGTCCTGATACATGACACAGCACCAGTGCATCTCAAGAAGATTCTGACCAGTCAGAAAAGCCCGTCAGAAGACACATGGTCTCACTGGTCAGATCTGCCCAGAAAAGACCAATCTACAGAGACTCCAAGTCCTTTATTGGTTGCTTCCCTGAGGCTGCGCATGGGAACAGAAAAATATAGGCAGGTGGTTTCTCTTGCGACGACAGAAATGTTCTCACATTATATTGTGGTTGTGGTGACACCACTAGGCCAACGTACTAAAAATCACTGAATGGTGCACTTAAAGTTCACCTGACCTCATGGTATTTAAGTTATGCCTCAATAAAAGACAAGGAAGAGGACCCTGAGGT
This genomic stretch from Tenrec ecaudatus isolate mTenEca1 chromosome 14, mTenEca1.hap1, whole genome shotgun sequence harbors:
- the COQ6 gene encoding ubiquinone biosynthesis monooxygenase COQ6, mitochondrial is translated as MAARLAACRWRAGPAAARKSPRDPCRRWSGAQAADTVYDVVVSGGGLVGAAMACALGYDSHFRDKKILLLEAGPKKVMEKLPETYSNRVSSISPGSATLLSSFGAWDHISNMRHRAFRRMQVWDACSEALILFDRDNLEDMGYIVENDVIMHALTKQLEAVSDRVTVLYRSKAVGYTWPAPFPTVDSSPWVQITLSDGSTLQTKLLIGADGHNSGVRQAAGIPNVSWNYDQSAVVATLHLSEATENDVAWQRFLPSGPIALLPLSDTLSSLVWSTSHEHAAELVGMEEEQFVDVINSAFWSDANHTDFIDSAGTILHQAVALLKPTKVSARQLPPSVARVEAKSRVLFPLGLGHAAEYVRPRVALIGDAAHRVHPLAGQGVNMGFGDVSSLAHHLSMAAFDGKDLGGMSHLTGYETDRQRHNTALLAATDLLKRLYSTSATPLVLLRTWGLQATNAMSPLKEQIMAFASQ